The genomic region AATTAAAATTAAATAACAAAAAGGCCATAGTTTATTAATAACCCTGGCCTTACTATCTTTCATATAAATTTATACACTCATATAAAAAAGTAATTTAATAAAGCAATTGTACATAAATTTTTAAAGCTAAAATTTACGCACCGAGGTAGGATTATTAATAAAATTCTTATATTCAATTTTCTTATTTTGAATTAATGATACAAAATTCATTGTTAAGTTTTTCATTTTTCCTACCTCCTTTTAAATTAATTTTTTAAATTTGTCTTTTACCAGTATATTCCTAAGTAATATATTTGTCAATATTTTTTTTTATTTTTAATTAGTTTATGATACTTTCTAATTTTTCTTTCCATTCATACTTCTCCTTAAATTAATATTATATTATACTAAAATTAGTATAAACTTGTTAATTAAGGATATGAGTAATTAATCTAAAAAATCATGATAATTAGGGGGAACATAAAATGATTTCAGAAAAAATGAAAGAATACGTAAAAAGTAGTTCAGCAATCAGAGCAATGTTTGAAGAAGGAAAAAGACTAGCAAAAATTTATGGGCCAGAAAATGTGTATGATTTTAGTTTGGGAAATCCAAGTGTGGAAGCCCCAGCAGAAGTAAAAGAAGCAATTATTGATATATTAAATAATGAAGATCTTAATATGGTTCATGGATATATGAATAACTCAGGCTATGATGATGTGAGGACTATCATCGCAAATTCTATTAACAATAAATTTGGAACTAAATTTACTGAAAAAAATATTATTATGACTGTAGGTGCAGCAGGAGGTCTTAATGTTATATTTAAAAGTTTATTAAATCCTGAAGATGAAGTAATTGTATTTGCTCCATACTTTGGAGAATATAGAATGTATGTTGCTAATTATGATAGCAAGCTTGTAATAGTATCTCCTAACACAGTAGACTTTCAACCTAATTTAGCAGAGTTTGAAGAAAAAATTACTAAGAAAACAAAAGCTGTTATTGTTAATTCACCTAATAATCCTACAGGAGTTGTCTATTCAGAAGAAACAATAATTAAATTAGCAGACATACTAAAAAAGAAACA from Clostridium isatidis harbors:
- a CDS encoding pyridoxal phosphate-dependent aminotransferase, with amino-acid sequence MISEKMKEYVKSSSAIRAMFEEGKRLAKIYGPENVYDFSLGNPSVEAPAEVKEAIIDILNNEDLNMVHGYMNNSGYDDVRTIIANSINNKFGTKFTEKNIIMTVGAAGGLNVIFKSLLNPEDEVIVFAPYFGEYRMYVANYDSKLVIVSPNTVDFQPNLAEFEEKITKKTKAVIVNSPNNPTGVVYSEETIIKLADILKKKQKEFGTEIYLISDEPYRELVYDNIEVPYLTKYYDNTIIGYSYSKSLSLPGERIGYLVIPDEATDSDLIISAANVATRILGFVNAPSLFQRVIAKCLDAEVDVSIYEKNRNLLYNSLVEYGYECVKPEGAFYLFVKSPIEDDIEFCNLAKKHNILIVPGTSFACPGYVRIAYCVSYDRIEKALPEFKKLIDEIRNN